The following proteins come from a genomic window of Plectropomus leopardus isolate mb chromosome 11, YSFRI_Pleo_2.0, whole genome shotgun sequence:
- the LOC121950673 gene encoding glycine cleavage system H protein, mitochondrial-like, which yields MAACGLLRSFSSNFFTVLPLISRSATLPTSRLASNPYFGRTLATSSRLSAALKFTDKHEWIRVEDDGTGTVGISKFAQEALGDVVYCGLPEVGTQLAQQDEFGALESVKAASELYSPLTGEVVAVNTLLADNPGLVNKSCYKDGWLMKMTIGNPAELDALMDEAAYERYIRSIED from the exons ATGGCCGCCTGTGGGCTACTCCGCTCCTTCTCCTCCaactttttcacagttttgccTTTAATCAGCCGCTCGGCGACACTTCCAACCTCGCGGCTGGCATCTAACCCTTATTTTGGAAGAACACTAGCAACCTCTAGTCGATTAAGTGCAG CGCTTAAATTCACAGATAAACACGAATGGATCCGGGTAGAAGACGACGGAACTGGGACTGTCGGAATCAGCAAGTTTGCGCAG GAGGCTCTGGGAGATGTAGTTTACTGTGGACTGCCAGAGGTGGGAACACAGCTGGCTCAGCAAG ATGAGTTTGGAGCTCTGGAAAGTGTGAAGGCTGCCAGTGAACTGTATTCCCCCTTGACTGGAGAAGTTGTAGCGGTCAATACACTACTGGCAGACAACCCGGGTCTGGTCAACAAATCTTGCTACAAAGATG GTTGGCTGATGAAGATGACCATTGGCAACCCTGCAGAGCTTGACGCTCTAATGGACGAAGCAGCCTATGAGAGATACATCCGCTCCATCGAGGACTAA
- the LOC121949956 gene encoding LOW QUALITY PROTEIN: protein FAM107B-like (The sequence of the model RefSeq protein was modified relative to this genomic sequence to represent the inferred CDS: deleted 1 base in 1 codon): protein MATMFRYPVFPHLQDPCDPGLSLSPGRSVMAEPDYLEGDCDELIKPKKLINPVKNSRNHQDLHRELLMNQKRGLAPQNKPELQKVLEKRKREQVLKAQKEEQEAHKKRSDLEIELMKRQQKLEQLELEQQKIEEEQENTPEFVKMKSNLRRTKQETEGEERTT, encoded by the exons ATGGCGACAATGTTCAGATACCCCGTCTTTCCTCATCTGCAGG ATCCGTGTGACCCTGGTCTGTCGCTGTCACCAGGGAGGAGTGTCATGGCGGAGCCCGACTACCTGGAGGGAGACTGTGATGAGCTCATCAAACCCAAGAAGCTGATCAAC CCAGTAAAGAACTCCCGTAACCACCAGGACCTGCACCGAGAGCTGCTCATGAACCAGAAA AGGGGTCTGGCTCCTCAGAACAAACCTGAGCTGCAGAAAGTTctggagaagagaaagagggagcaAGTTCTCAAGGCCcagaaggaggagcaggaggccCACAAGAAGAGGAGCGACCTGGAGATAGAGCTCATGAAAAGACAACAGAAACTAGAGCAG CTTGAACTGGAGCAACAGAAAattgaggaggagcaggagaacaCCCCCGAGTTTGTGAAGATGAAGAGCAACCTGCGCAGGACCAAACAGGAGACCGAGGGGGAGGAACGGACCACCTAA